The Cupriavidus sp. EM10 genome includes a region encoding these proteins:
- the ctaD gene encoding cytochrome c oxidase subunit I has product MPPETVERASDATIDNITSEASYLGEGTSPGSWLGSTDHKRIAWLYMVAITLFFFVGGAAATLIRLNLVTPQGDLMTADTYNRLFTAHGVIMVWLFLIPSIPSVLGNFLVPLMIGARDMAFPRLNLASWYLYVAGGTLTLGAMIAGGVDTGWTFYTPFSTMFSNSHVVLTLAGVFVTGFSSILTGLNIIVTTHTLRATGMTWMRLPLFVWASYGTSLILVLATPVLAMTLCLVALERLAHIGIFDPALGGDPLLFQHLFWFYSHPAVYIMVLPAMGVASEIIPCFARRPVFGYRAMAWAIVGIASLGFLVWGHHMFVSGQSYRASVTFSLLSFLVAVPSAIKVFNWTATLYKGRIRLTAPMLYALGFVGLFTIGGLTGLVLAALALDVHLTDTYFVIAHFHYIMVGGAVMAYLGGLHFWWPKITGRLYPETWARIAAVVIFVGFNLTFFPQYLLGFEGMPRRYHAYPPEYQVLNILSSAGGSILAIGYLMPLVYLIHSLFGAARAPANPWHATGLEWQTPSPPPTRNFAQPPRVRRDAYAYDPVTGQESPQ; this is encoded by the coding sequence ATGCCACCCGAGACCGTTGAACGCGCCAGCGACGCCACCATCGACAACATCACCAGCGAGGCCAGCTACCTGGGTGAGGGCACCTCGCCAGGGTCGTGGCTGGGCTCTACCGACCACAAGCGCATCGCCTGGCTGTACATGGTGGCCATCACGCTGTTCTTCTTTGTCGGCGGCGCGGCGGCCACGCTGATACGGTTGAACCTGGTCACGCCGCAGGGCGACCTGATGACCGCCGACACCTACAACCGGCTGTTCACCGCGCATGGCGTGATCATGGTCTGGCTGTTCCTGATCCCGTCGATTCCGTCGGTGCTTGGCAACTTCCTGGTGCCGCTGATGATTGGCGCGCGCGACATGGCGTTTCCCCGCCTGAACCTGGCCAGCTGGTACCTGTACGTGGCCGGCGGCACGCTGACGCTGGGCGCGATGATCGCGGGCGGCGTGGATACGGGCTGGACGTTCTACACGCCGTTTTCGACCATGTTCTCGAACAGCCATGTGGTGCTGACCCTGGCCGGCGTGTTCGTCACGGGCTTCTCGTCGATCCTGACCGGCCTGAACATCATCGTCACCACGCACACGCTGCGCGCCACCGGCATGACGTGGATGCGGCTGCCGCTGTTCGTCTGGGCCAGCTACGGCACCAGCCTGATCCTGGTGCTGGCCACGCCGGTGCTGGCCATGACGCTGTGCCTGGTGGCGCTGGAGCGGCTGGCCCATATCGGCATCTTCGACCCGGCCCTGGGTGGCGACCCGTTGCTGTTCCAGCACCTGTTCTGGTTCTACTCGCACCCGGCCGTGTACATCATGGTGCTGCCCGCGATGGGCGTGGCCAGCGAGATCATTCCCTGCTTTGCCCGGCGGCCCGTGTTCGGCTATCGCGCCATGGCGTGGGCCATCGTCGGCATCGCCAGCCTGGGCTTCCTGGTCTGGGGCCACCACATGTTCGTCAGCGGACAGTCGTACCGCGCCAGCGTCACGTTCTCGCTGCTGAGCTTCCTGGTGGCCGTGCCGTCGGCCATCAAGGTGTTCAACTGGACTGCCACGCTCTACAAGGGCCGCATCCGCCTGACGGCGCCAATGCTCTATGCGCTGGGCTTTGTCGGGCTGTTCACGATCGGAGGGCTGACCGGGCTGGTGCTGGCGGCACTGGCGCTCGACGTGCACCTGACCGATACCTACTTCGTGATCGCGCACTTCCACTACATCATGGTGGGCGGGGCCGTCATGGCCTACCTGGGCGGCCTGCATTTCTGGTGGCCCAAGATCACGGGCCGCCTCTACCCCGAAACCTGGGCCCGCATCGCGGCGGTGGTGATCTTCGTCGGTTTCAACCTGACGTTCTTCCCGCAGTACCTGCTCGGTTTCGAGGGCATGCCGCGCCGCTATCACGCCTATCCGCCCGAGTACCAGGTGCTGAATATCCTGTCGTCGGCGGGCGGCTCGATCCTGGCGATTGGCTACCTGATGCCGCTGGTGTACCTGATCCACTCGCTGTTCGGGGCGGCCCGCGCGCCGGCCAATCCCTGGCACGCCACCGGCCTGGAGTGGCAAACGCCGTCGCCGCCGCCCACGCGCAACTTCGCCCAGCCGCCCCGGGTGCGGCGCGACGCGTATGCCTATGATCCCGTCACCGGGCAGGAGTCGCCGCAATGA
- a CDS encoding cytochrome C oxidase subunit IV family protein, whose translation MKTETRRLLGIWLLLVLLLAVTVGTAFIDLGVWNAPLNLAIAALKALLIAASFMHLARDATVLRLAAVVPVAILAILFVLTHGDYASRPRLPAAWQPPAATAR comes from the coding sequence ATGAAAACCGAAACGCGGCGCCTGCTGGGCATCTGGCTGCTGCTGGTGCTGTTGCTGGCCGTCACCGTCGGCACCGCCTTTATTGACCTGGGCGTCTGGAACGCGCCGCTCAACCTGGCGATTGCCGCCCTCAAGGCCCTGCTGATCGCTGCCAGCTTCATGCACCTGGCGCGCGATGCCACCGTGCTGCGGCTCGCGGCGGTGGTGCCTGTCGCTATCCTGGCAATCCTGTTCGTCCTGACGCATGGCGACTACGCCAGCCGGCCCAGGCTGCCTGCCGCATGGCAGCCGCCGGCGGCCACGGCCCGCTAG
- a CDS encoding cytochrome c family protein, whose product MGCAACHDAGATVQAPRLDGLIGRTVTLQDGRTVTADAAYVRDAMLDPRKDIVAGYAPIMPTYQGQVSEEDILAIIAYLRATGTTPEASHATRDR is encoded by the coding sequence CTGGGCTGTGCCGCCTGCCACGATGCGGGTGCCACGGTGCAGGCGCCGCGCCTGGACGGGCTGATCGGCCGTACCGTCACGCTGCAGGACGGCCGCACCGTGACCGCCGACGCCGCCTACGTGCGCGATGCCATGCTGGACCCGCGCAAGGACATCGTGGCGGGCTACGCACCCATCATGCCGACGTACCAGGGCCAGGTGAGCGAGGAAGACATCCTCGCGATCATCGCCTACCTGCGCGCCACCGGCACCACCCCGGAAGCCTCCCATGCCACCCGAGACCGTTGA
- a CDS encoding thiamine pyrophosphate-requiring protein, producing MSMTVADFVLKRLREWGVQRVFGYPGDGINGLMGAFGRADNAPEFIQARHEELAAFMACAHAKFTGEPGVCLATSGPGAIHLLNGLYDARMDHQPVVAIVGQQKRSALGGDYQQEVDLTTLMKDVARDFVAMAVDPAQVRHLVDRAVRIAVERRTVTCIIIPNDVQNLPAVPEPPREHGTVHTGIGYTARALAPQEPDLRRAAEVLNAGSKVAMLVGAGALNATDEVIEVARRLGAGVAKALLGKAAVPDDLPFVTGSIGLLGTKPSWELMNGCDTLLMVGSAFPYSEFLPKEGKARGVQIDIDGRMLNLRYPMEICLEGDSAATLRALLPMLEQKTLDWQQEVERNVAEWWQVLEQRAAAEANPINPQRVFMELSRRLPDNCILTCDSGSAANWYARDIRIRRGMMASLSGGLATMGPAVPYAIAARYAHPERAVIAMVGDGAMQMNGISALITISRDWKRWTGGSLTIIVLNNGDLNQVTWEQRVMEGDPKFAVSQDLPAFGYAAFAQMLGLQGIRVDRPEGIGPALDQALAANVPTVLEMVTDPDVPPLPPHISVKQARAYISAMLHGDTDAGGTLRATFRQVWESLTAPSKRRTDKDGTP from the coding sequence ATGTCGATGACTGTTGCGGATTTTGTACTCAAGCGCCTGCGTGAATGGGGCGTCCAGCGCGTGTTCGGCTACCCCGGGGACGGCATAAACGGGCTGATGGGCGCCTTCGGACGCGCCGACAACGCGCCCGAGTTCATTCAGGCGCGCCACGAGGAACTGGCGGCGTTCATGGCCTGCGCCCACGCCAAGTTCACCGGCGAGCCCGGCGTATGCCTGGCCACGTCGGGGCCGGGCGCCATCCACCTGCTCAACGGGCTCTACGATGCCCGCATGGACCACCAGCCGGTGGTGGCCATCGTCGGCCAGCAGAAGCGGTCGGCGCTGGGCGGCGACTACCAGCAGGAAGTCGACCTGACCACGCTGATGAAGGACGTGGCGCGCGATTTCGTGGCCATGGCCGTCGATCCCGCGCAGGTGCGGCATCTGGTGGATCGCGCCGTGCGCATCGCCGTGGAACGCCGCACCGTGACCTGCATCATCATCCCCAACGACGTGCAGAACCTGCCCGCCGTGCCTGAGCCGCCGCGCGAGCACGGCACCGTCCACACCGGCATCGGCTACACGGCGCGAGCGCTGGCGCCGCAGGAGCCCGACCTGCGCCGCGCGGCCGAAGTGCTGAACGCGGGCAGCAAGGTGGCGATGCTGGTGGGCGCCGGCGCGTTGAACGCGACCGACGAAGTGATCGAGGTGGCGCGCCGGCTGGGCGCCGGCGTGGCCAAGGCGCTGCTGGGCAAAGCCGCCGTACCGGACGACCTGCCCTTTGTCACCGGCTCCATCGGCCTGCTCGGCACCAAGCCAAGCTGGGAGCTGATGAACGGCTGCGACACGCTGCTGATGGTCGGCTCCGCGTTTCCGTATTCGGAATTCCTGCCCAAGGAGGGCAAGGCGCGCGGGGTGCAGATCGATATCGATGGCCGCATGCTGAACCTGCGCTATCCGATGGAAATCTGCCTGGAAGGCGACAGTGCGGCCACGCTGCGCGCCCTGCTGCCGATGCTGGAGCAGAAGACGCTCGACTGGCAGCAGGAAGTGGAACGCAACGTGGCCGAGTGGTGGCAGGTGCTGGAACAGCGCGCCGCCGCCGAGGCCAATCCGATCAATCCGCAGCGGGTGTTCATGGAGTTGTCGCGGCGGCTACCCGACAACTGCATCCTGACCTGCGATTCGGGATCGGCCGCCAACTGGTATGCGCGCGACATCAGGATCCGGCGCGGCATGATGGCGTCGCTGAGCGGCGGGCTGGCCACGATGGGCCCGGCCGTGCCGTATGCCATCGCGGCGCGCTACGCGCACCCGGAACGTGCCGTGATTGCCATGGTGGGCGACGGCGCGATGCAGATGAACGGCATCAGCGCCCTGATCACGATTTCGCGCGACTGGAAGCGCTGGACGGGCGGCTCGCTGACCATCATCGTGCTGAACAACGGCGACCTGAACCAGGTGACGTGGGAGCAGCGTGTGATGGAAGGCGACCCGAAGTTTGCCGTGTCGCAGGACCTGCCGGCGTTCGGCTATGCGGCCTTCGCGCAGATGCTGGGCCTGCAGGGCATTCGCGTGGACCGGCCCGAAGGCATCGGCCCGGCGCTGGACCAGGCGCTGGCCGCCAACGTGCCGACCGTGCTCGAAATGGTCACCGACCCCGACGTGCCGCCGCTGCCGCCGCATATTTCGGTGAAGCAGGCGCGGGCCTATATCTCGGCCATGCTGCACGGCGATACCGATGCCGGCGGCACGCTGCGCGCCACGTTCCGGCAGGTCTGGGAATCGCTCACCGCGCCGTCGAAGCGCCGCACCGACAAGGATGGCACGCCGTGA
- a CDS encoding cytochrome c oxidase subunit 3, protein MSAPTFQFDSGPQHRLAARLGIWIFLGTELMFFGPLFAGYYYVRFTDLAGLTLAARHTDLLLGTANTAVLMTSSLCMALAVAAAEAGNRRGAVRMLWAVAALGATFLVIKAAEYAKDIASGFVPGNADGAGGHAGQLFRLLYYAMTGLHAVHLCVGLALVVGFAMAIRAGRETSVNLARLEIVGLYWHFVDVIWLFLFPILYLPGRSVT, encoded by the coding sequence ATGAGCGCTCCCACCTTCCAGTTCGACAGTGGTCCCCAGCATCGGCTGGCCGCGCGCCTGGGCATCTGGATCTTCCTGGGCACCGAGCTGATGTTCTTCGGGCCGCTGTTCGCCGGGTACTACTACGTGCGCTTCACCGACCTGGCCGGGCTCACGTTGGCCGCACGGCACACTGACCTGCTGCTGGGCACCGCCAACACCGCCGTACTGATGACCAGCAGCCTGTGCATGGCGCTGGCGGTCGCGGCGGCGGAAGCCGGCAACCGGCGCGGCGCCGTGCGAATGCTGTGGGCCGTGGCGGCGCTGGGGGCGACCTTCCTCGTCATCAAGGCGGCCGAATACGCGAAAGACATCGCCTCGGGCTTTGTGCCCGGCAACGCTGACGGCGCCGGCGGCCACGCGGGGCAGCTGTTCCGGCTGCTCTACTACGCGATGACCGGCCTGCACGCCGTGCATCTGTGCGTCGGGCTCGCGCTTGTCGTCGGCTTCGCCATGGCGATTCGCGCGGGGCGCGAGACGTCGGTCAACCTGGCGCGCCTGGAGATCGTCGGCCTGTACTGGCACTTTGTCGACGTGATCTGGCTGTTCCTGTTCCCCATCCTCTACCTGCCGGGCCGGAGCGTGACATGA